One stretch of Labrus bergylta chromosome 24, fLabBer1.1, whole genome shotgun sequence DNA includes these proteins:
- the LOC109996583 gene encoding gamma-crystallin M3, translated as MGRIIFYEERNFQGRSYECSSDCSDLHMHLNRCNSCRVDNGCFVVYDRPNFMGNQVFLRRGEYSDLQRMGSMAGMMGMSLMDNIRSCRMIPMHRGQFRIRIYERENFGGKMNELMDDCESLQDRYLMSDCQSCNVMEGHWLMFEQPGFRGRMMYVRPGEYRNLRDMSMNNMSNISSIRRIMDMC; from the exons ATGGGCCGG ATTATTTTCTACGAGGAAAGGAACTTTCAGGGTCGCTCCTATGAGTGCAGCAGCgactgctccgacctccacatGCACCTGAACCGCTGCAACTCCTGCCGGGTGGACAACGGATGCTTCGTGGTGTACGACCGCCCAAACTTCATGGGAAATCAGGTGTTCTTGAGGCGGGGGGAGTACTCGGACCTGCAGCGCATGGGGAGCATGGCGGGTATGATGGGAATGTCCCTGATGGACAACATCCGCTCCTGTCGCATGATCCCCATG CACAGGGGACAGTTCAGGATAAGGATCTATGAACGAGAGAACTTTGGAGGAAAGATGAACGAGCTGATGGACGACTGCGAGTCTCTGCAGGATCGTTACCTGATGTCGGACTGTCAGTCCTGTAATGTGATGGAAGGACACTGGCTGATGTTCGAGCAGCCTGGCTTCAGAGGCCGGATGATGTACGTGAGACCCGGAGAGTACAGGAACCTGCGCGACATGAGCATGAACAACATGTCCAACATCAGCTCCATCAGGCGCATCATGGACATGTGCTGA
- the LOC109996584 gene encoding gamma-crystallin M3 — translation MTMGRIIFYEDRNFQGRSYETSSDCPELTSYLSRCNSCRVESGLFMVYEKPNFMGHQMLVRRGEYPDNQQLMGMSMSDCIRSSRMIPTHRGPFRMRIYERENFGGQMHELVDDCDSVKDRLSMSDCQSCNVMDGHWLMFEQPSFRGQMMYVRPGEYRNLRDMSMDNMSNISSIRRIMDMC, via the exons ATGACCATGGGGAGG ATCATCTTCTACGAGGACAGGAACTTCCAGGGTCGCTCCTATGAGACCAGCAGTGACTGCCCCGAGCTCACATCCTACCTGAGTAGGTGTAACTCATGCAGGGTGGAAAGTGGCCTCTTCATGGTCTACGAGAAACCCAACTTCATGGGCCACCAGATGCTGGTGAGGAGGGGCGAGTACCCTGACAACCAGCAATTGATGGGCATGAGTATGAGCGACTGCATCCGGTCAAGCCGTATGATCCCCACG CACCGTGGGCCATTCAGGATGAGGATCTATGAACGAGAGAACTTTGGAGGCCAGATGCACGAGCTCGTGGACGACTGCGACAGTGTGAAGGATCGTCTCAGCATGTCGGATTGTCAGTCCTGTAATGTGATGGACGGACACTGGCTTATGTTTGAGCAGCCCAGCTTCAGAGGCCAGATGATGTACGTGAGGCCCGGAGAGTACAGGAACCTGCGCGACATGAGCATGGATAACATGTCCAACATCAGCTCCATCAGGCGCATCATGGACATGTGCTGA
- the LOC109996573 gene encoding gamma-crystallin M2 → MGKIIFYEDRNFQGRTYECSSECSDLHSHFSRCNSIKVDSGNWMVYERPNYMGYQYFLRRGEYPDYQRWMGFNDCVRSCRMIPSHQGSHRMMIYERPELGGQTMELTDDCPSLHERFHHSDINSCNVMDGNWIFYEHPQYRGRQYLLRPGQYKRFNEWGSMTPRVGSIRRISM, encoded by the exons ATGGGGAAG ATCATCTTCTACGAGGACAGGAATTTTCAGGGTCGCACCTATGAGTGCAGCAGCGAGTGCTCGGACCTGCACTCGCACTTCAGCCGCTGTAACTCCATCAAGGTAGACAGCGGAAACTGGATGGTCTATGAGAGACCCAACTACATGGGCTATCAGTACTTCCTGAGGAGGGGGGAGTACCCAGACTACCAGCGCTGGATGGGATTCAACGACTGTGTCCGGTCCTGCAGGATGATCCCTTCG CATCAAGGATCCCACAGAATGATGATCTACGAACGCCCCGAGCTCGGAGGACAGACGATGGAGCTGACCGATGACTGCCCCTCCCTCCATGAACGCTTCCATCACAGCGACATCAACTCATGCAACGTGATGGATGGAAACTGGATCTTCTACGAGCACCCACAGTACCGGGGACGGCAGTACCTGCTGCGTCCCGGTCAGTACAAGAGGTTCAACGAGTGGGGGAGCATGACTCCCCGCGTTGGATCCATCAGACGGATCTCTATGTGA
- the LOC109996572 gene encoding gamma-crystallin M2, with the protein MGKIIFYEDRNFQGRHHECISDCADLHPYFNRCNSIRVESGCFMVYERPHYLGHQYFLRRGEYSDNQRMIGINDCIRSCRMIPMHRGSYKIRLYERPDMGGQMQEVSDDCPNVQDRLRMSDINSCNVVDGHWLLYDQPNYRGRTYYLRPGEYRRYSDWGGASPRIGSLRRITDLN; encoded by the exons ATGGGAAAG ATCATATTCTATGAGGACAGGAACTTCCAGGGTCGGCACCACGAGTGCATCAGCGACTGTGCCGACCTCCATCCCTACTTCAACCGCTGTAACTCCATCCGGGTAGAGAGCGGCTGCTTCATGGTGTACGAGAGGCCGCATTACCTGGGCCACCAGTACTTCCTGCGACGGGGGGAGTACTCGGACAACCAGCGCATGATCGGCATTAATGACTGCATCCGCTCCTGCCGCATGATCCCCATG CACCGTGGTTCCTACAAAATAAGACTGTATGAGCGTCCAGACATGGGCGGTCAGATGCAGGAAGTGAGCGACGATTGCCCCAACGTGCAGGACCGCCTACGTATGTCTGACATTAACTCGTGCAATGTGGTGGACGGCCACTGGCTGCTGTACGACCAGCCCAACTACAGGGGCAGAACCTACTACCTGAGACCTGGCGAGTACCGCAGGTACAGCGACTGGGGCGGAGCCAGTCCAAGGATCGGCTCGCTCAGACGAATCACCGACTTAAACTAG